GGCTATGAATCATTCCGCGGGCCGCAGGAGAACATCATCAACCGCATTATGAGCGGCGGCAATGCAGTTGTATTTATGCCCACCGGCGGCGGTAAATCAGCATGCTATCAGATTCCGGCTATCCTGCGTCCGGGTGTAGGCATTGTCATTTCCCCGCTCATCGCCCTGATGCGCGATCAGGTGGCGGCTCTGCAACAGATGGGAGTGCGTGCGGCCTGTTTGAATTCATCGATACAACCTTCCGAGGCCAACCACATCATTCATGAATTGCATAGCAACAACATGGACCTCCTCTACGTAGCCCCGGAAAGACTGGGCCAGCCCGGATTCATGGACATGCTTTCCGGGATCAAAGTCAGCCTCATCGCCATTGACGAAGCCCATTGCGTGGCCCAGTGGGGACATGATTTCCGCCCCGATTACCTGCGTCTCTCCGTGTTTGCGGAAATGTTTCCGGCGGTTCCGCGCATGGCGCTGACTGCCACTGCTGACGGCCCTACACGCAGAGAAATCCTGAGCCGCCTTTCATTTACTGAAAACGATATATTCGCCACCGGTTTCGACCGCCCGAATATCCGCTACACTATAATTCCCAAGGATCAGGAAAAGCGGCAGCTGCTCAATTTCATCAAAAACGATCATTTCGCTGAATGCGGCATAGTCTACCGTATGAGTCGCAAAAAAGTAGAATCCACAGCTGCATGGCTCTGCAAACAGGGCATTAACGCCCTGCCTTACCATGCAGGACTGGATGCCCAAACCCGTGAGGCCAATCAAGCCCGATTCATGTCCGAAGACGGTATTGTCATGGTGGCGACCATCGCTTTCGGCATGGGTATTGATAAACCCGATGTACGTTACGTTGCTCATCTGGACCTACCCAAGACTATTGAGGCCTACTATCAGGAAACAGGCCGTGCCGGACGAGACGGATTACCCGCGGAAGCATGGATGTCAGTGGGAATTCAGGATATCGGCTTCCTGAAACGGATGATCATGTCCGGAAATGCCCCTGATGACCGCAAAGCCCTTGAACTTCGCAAACTTAATGCGCTGCTGGCTTATTGCGAATCACCAGGGTGTCTGCGTCAGTCCTTGCTCGCATATTTCGGGGAAGAGCTTGAAAAACCTTGCGGCAACTGTTTTACCTGCATCAATCCGCCATCCACCTTTGACGGAACAATTCCCGCGCAGAAGGCACTTTCCAACATTTACCGAACCGAGCAACTTTTCGGGGCCAACTACCTAATCGATATTCTGCTGGGCAAGGAAAGCAAACGAATTTCAGCACAAGGACACGGAAGTCTGAGCACCTACGGCATCGGCAAAGAATTTAATAGCGATGAATGGCTTTCCATCCACCGCCAGCTTGTTTCCCAAGGACTGGTGGACGTTGATATGGAAGGCTACGGATCACTGAAGCTGAACGCAAAAAGCTGGCAAGTACTACGCAAAGAACGCAGCGTAGCTCTGCGTAAAGACCCGGTGCTGGCCAAAACCAAAACTCGTCGTGCCCGCAAAAAACTAATCATCGGCGATTCAGAAAGCCCATCGCTTTCCACTCCGGAAGCAAAGGAGCTTCTGGAATCTCTGCGTGCGCTTCGCAACACTCTTGCGCAGGAACAGCATGTCCCGGCTTACGCAATTTTCGCAGACAAAACCCTGCTGGAACTGGGCTGCTACCGTCCGCAGACAACCGGCGAACTTTACGCTGTAAGCGGCTTAGGTGATCAAAAAATTTTCCGTTACGGAACCGCCATCGTCGAAGTTCTGCTGGACCATCAGGAAAAATATGGCAGACCGGAGGATCTCTTTCCCATCCCGGAAGACAAAATTAAAGAAGTTCCCACTTCCGCCCCTAAAAAAAAAGGCCCCACTGTTTCTGCTTCAGCATTAGAAACCTTAGAACTATTCGAAGAACTCATGAACATTGAGAAAGTGGCCGAATCCCGTAACATCAAACCGGCCACAATTTACGCCCACCTGACATCCTGCGTTGAAGCCGGAAAAATTGATGTAAGCGATATTCTTGATTTCAGCGCATCTGAAATTGAATGCCTTAAGGACACTCTCGCTTTATATAAAGAAGAAGGTTTCATGCAGTTAAGCCCTGTATTCAATGGTCTTTGCGGTAATTATTCATTTGAAATCCTGCGTATGGTCCGAGCCGGCAAGTAAAATTA
This region of Desulfovibrio sp. JC022 genomic DNA includes:
- the recQ gene encoding DNA helicase RecQ codes for the protein MNQPDLRTPLDVLRQTYGYESFRGPQENIINRIMSGGNAVVFMPTGGGKSACYQIPAILRPGVGIVISPLIALMRDQVAALQQMGVRAACLNSSIQPSEANHIIHELHSNNMDLLYVAPERLGQPGFMDMLSGIKVSLIAIDEAHCVAQWGHDFRPDYLRLSVFAEMFPAVPRMALTATADGPTRREILSRLSFTENDIFATGFDRPNIRYTIIPKDQEKRQLLNFIKNDHFAECGIVYRMSRKKVESTAAWLCKQGINALPYHAGLDAQTREANQARFMSEDGIVMVATIAFGMGIDKPDVRYVAHLDLPKTIEAYYQETGRAGRDGLPAEAWMSVGIQDIGFLKRMIMSGNAPDDRKALELRKLNALLAYCESPGCLRQSLLAYFGEELEKPCGNCFTCINPPSTFDGTIPAQKALSNIYRTEQLFGANYLIDILLGKESKRISAQGHGSLSTYGIGKEFNSDEWLSIHRQLVSQGLVDVDMEGYGSLKLNAKSWQVLRKERSVALRKDPVLAKTKTRRARKKLIIGDSESPSLSTPEAKELLESLRALRNTLAQEQHVPAYAIFADKTLLELGCYRPQTTGELYAVSGLGDQKIFRYGTAIVEVLLDHQEKYGRPEDLFPIPEDKIKEVPTSAPKKKGPTVSASALETLELFEELMNIEKVAESRNIKPATIYAHLTSCVEAGKIDVSDILDFSASEIECLKDTLALYKEEGFMQLSPVFNGLCGNYSFEILRMVRAGK